In the Carettochelys insculpta isolate YL-2023 chromosome 6, ASM3395843v1, whole genome shotgun sequence genome, AGTTTAGAGACAGAAAAGCACCACTACAGTTATGAACTGAATTGTTCAGAAAGTGCTGAGGGCATTTTCAGATAAAATGAGAAAGAAAGTTGCAGACTTCTAATGAGTTAGGTAGAGCAGGAAGGCAAGCAAAAACAGCAGCCAAACAAGGTGAGGGTGAAACTCCTGAGTTTCTCCACTAGGAAGAGCAAGAGCTACAATATGGTGACAGGGAATGTCCTCTCCACTTTTTTGGACAGAGCAGGAGAAACACCACCACATTAGGTTCCCAAACCTGCCCTTAGTCTCCCTTCAGCCAGCCAGATTGGTTCATTGCTCTTGCAGGTCAGCTAACTGGCTGAAAATAGGGTTGCCCGTTTTGGCAGGACACATTCCTGGGGCTTTCATCAGGacacaatctttaattaaagattactTTTTAATTCGTGGAGACTTAAGGGCAATCCTGGAAGGTTCGCAGTCCCAGCTGAAACACCTGAGAACGTGCTGGGCAGAGCAGAAAGAGCCTCCTATCCTAGTCTGGGCTCTCCTAAACACAGCCAGCCCAGACGCCAGAGACATGCTCTTCCCAGCGGTGCCCCACCAGTAAGCCCAGTGGGACTGCAGCAACATGAGCTTCTTCACAGCAGTGCCTAGCCCAGAATCAGACACATCCTGGCTCCCTCACTGAACTGTCCAGTCAGGTCCCAGCGGAGACTCCAGCAAATGAGCTCCCTCGCAGCAGCAGGCGGCTGTTCGCATTGTCACCTCCCGCTCCGCTCTCCCCGGGATTCCACCGAGGGAACAGCGAAGCAAAGGACGCGACTTAACACTTACTGTTAACAACACAAGCAGGTTTTGGTGCCGAACCTCGGAGCAGACCCCAAAGTCTCCCCTCGGACAAGCGCCACCCTCTGCCGCTCTTGCCCACTCCTGGCACGTGATTTCGCTCTTATCGCTGCTTCTCGCCGTGTAGCGAGTACAGCCCCACCTGTTGTCGGGCAGCGGCGTGGCTCAGCCCGCAGTGACAGCCGATTAATTGGATCAAGAGCGCCAGAAACTAAGAGGAGAGGAAGGCGGTGAGAGTCCTGCTGCTCCTTGCCCCGGCGGTCCCAGGCCTCAATTCGCCAGCCACCAGCAAGCCGCGGGGCTGCTGGGTCCGCCCAGCTGGGCCCTCCTAGCGCTGCGGGGCGGGGTCCCCTGGGTCCCGTCGCCTGAAATAAGTGGAGGGGGGCTGGAGGgcgaggggcagagccagagccgtGAGACAATCCGAtcggcagctcccctcccctcccctccccggcaggcagggcagccagcctcAGGGACGCTGCTGAGCGGGGCTCCCCTGCGCCACGCCTCGCTGCCGAAGTCTCCAGCGTCGCCGCTATAGAGGTAAGACGCAAAGTAACCTGCCTCCGGAGTGCGCTGGGGCTGCCCGAGAGGGGCTGCGATGGGCTCGTGCCCTTGCCCCGGGGGAGCAGAGGTCCCCGAGGCTGCCCTGCCTCAGGGGCCTCCCCATTCCGCACGTCCCCCGGGGCTCTTTCCGGGCCTGCTCCCCAGTAAGTGCCGGAGCTCCCAGGGCGCGGGTGGCTCAGGcccgcctggcccaggctgcccgagTGGAGGTGGCGGAGTTCGGCACCGCCTGGGTGCGAGGCAGCGGCGCTTGGTATGTGAGTTGGTGTCTAAAAGATAAAAGCTCCCtagtgggatggggggcaggagcgCCCCCTTCCTGGCCTCCCACTGCGCGTAGGGGGACCACGCCACCGCAGATGCCCGCTGCACTGAGCCCTGTCTCCCTCCCGCGCCCCgctaggctgggctgggctttctGCTTATCGCTGTGCTgcggggagcagccccagctcatcCGCGGGAGCCGGCTGTGCGCCCCCCCCGGCGTGCCCGGCCCCAGGGGCGGCAGCCGCGAGGCGGGAACAGCGAGGGCGAAAATCAgcgcaggggtgtgggggtgagagaAGCAGGCGCCCGGCCCAGACAAAGCCTGTAATACCGGGACTCCCTCTCGGGCACTGTCAGGAGAGCGGGAGCCTTTGCCGTAGGCTTACGTGCAGACCGCAGCCGCTTTGCTTACACCCCGGCTGCGGAGGCAGCCCGCGCCCTGGCTGGGGCCCTCACTCCCACACGGTCCCGGGCTTGCAGCTAGCTGGCTACATCGACCCGAGCTTCCCCTGCACCTCCCTTCGTGCCTGCGCTCCTGCTCGGTGCCCTGCTTCCCTTCTCGCCTACTCGGGAGACTCCTGGGTTGGGTTGTCTCGGGGAGCCCCCCCTGCTTTACCTACAGCCAGGGAAGGGGCGGCAGGGAGAGGCACAGGGCCCCTTTGTGAGGACTCCATGCGGAGTGGCTTCCTACGCTGAAACCGGAGCTGTAGGCCCCGGACGGAGCCTGGCTGAGTCCCTGTTAAAGGGATAGGCACCCTCGCGATGGCCGCTGCCAACTGGACCGTGGGGAGGCAATATCGCCGTACCGAGACCTCTACCTCACCCGACTAGTTTACCCTAGTCTCCTAAAATGAACATATTCGAACAGCAACGTTCTTGTTCCATCCTGTCCCGTCCTTAGCCCGACCCCCACTGGG is a window encoding:
- the LOC142015112 gene encoding uncharacterized protein LOC142015112, yielding MDTPTHIPSAAASHPGGAELRHLHSGSLGQAGLSHPRPGSSGTYWGAGPERAPGDVRNGEAPEAGQPRGPLLPRGKGTSPSQPLSGSPSALRRQVTLRLTSIAATLETSAARRGAGEPRSAASLRLAALPAGEGRGGELPIGLSHGSGSAPRPPAPLHLFQATGPRGPRPAALGGPSWADPAAPRLAGGWRIEAWDRRGKEQQDSHRLPLLLVSGALDPINRLSLRAEPRRCPTTVSFSRSLILDTFETSVCIHSVDRWLCRAFPKVWFVDQKQIPVPAPEPWRSSGCQRSSLGAPGKGQPQLPAWSPGEVVAAVKYPFIFIFSMDKWLKNVTRNTTSKRSNDVQPNMSENKKIKTYWTCKYSDKYLKYGFISVGSDNHLPLRVICHAELSNECMKSSKLKGHLECKHPEYAKLYCFLQRVRIENEHLLLHSEVRWLSRGKF